In the genome of Telluria beijingensis, one region contains:
- a CDS encoding cupin domain-containing protein: MAWSESKAWLQGLANQELYQNLLDDAAAAPARNGKRKKVVHPHEMPWEMSRQGLLKHLLNEQMNTRMETVDAYMQIIPPGSRSGKHRHLAEECLYVVEGRGYDLHQDCDVEITDTYHWKAQDEVKRYEWEAGDVIYIPPNTIHQHFNADPDRPVRLISAINRIYQKFGLNDLEQLEDAPEYQPGLELTPELIQQYITGKVKQPA; the protein is encoded by the coding sequence ATGGCATGGAGTGAATCGAAGGCCTGGCTGCAGGGCCTGGCCAACCAGGAGTTGTACCAGAACCTGCTGGACGACGCGGCGGCGGCGCCGGCGCGCAACGGCAAGCGCAAGAAGGTCGTGCATCCGCACGAGATGCCGTGGGAGATGTCGCGCCAGGGCCTGCTCAAGCACCTGCTCAACGAGCAGATGAACACGCGCATGGAGACGGTCGACGCCTACATGCAGATCATCCCGCCGGGCAGCCGCTCGGGCAAGCACCGCCACCTGGCGGAGGAATGCCTGTACGTGGTGGAGGGACGCGGCTACGACCTGCACCAGGACTGCGACGTCGAGATCACCGACACCTACCACTGGAAGGCGCAGGACGAAGTCAAGCGCTACGAATGGGAGGCGGGCGACGTCATCTACATCCCGCCCAACACCATCCACCAGCACTTCAACGCCGACCCGGACCGGCCGGTGCGCCTGATCTCGGCGATCAACCGGATCTACCAGAAGTTCGGCCTGAACGACCTGGAACAGCTGGAAGACGCGCCGGAGTACCAGCCCGGCCTGGAGCTGACGCCCGAGCTGATCCAGCAGTACATCACCGGCAAGGTGAAGCAGCCGGCTTGA
- a CDS encoding NAD(P)-dependent oxidoreductase, producing the protein MQTIGLIGAGRMGLPIVGHLARAGYRVLVSERDQARVPDIAARGGEVVDQQLLGAGSEAILVCVGYDREVRELLQAPGALLAAARPGTIVAVLSTIHPKTMQELAAHAAAQGVHVVDSTVCRGGRAADEGTLLSFVGGDAEVVERLTPVLRAYSSDVVHSGGVGTAQVSKAVNNLILWACLVASHEGLALAQRYQVDVEALRAALMTSSATNGALGNWGGQSMAWAEDDMEIVAAMAADCGIALPQSGLVREVCRGLKPRRYQLEKYGT; encoded by the coding sequence ATGCAAACGATTGGATTGATCGGCGCCGGGCGGATGGGTTTGCCGATCGTCGGCCACCTGGCGCGCGCCGGCTACCGGGTGCTGGTCAGCGAACGCGACCAGGCGCGCGTCCCGGACATCGCCGCACGCGGCGGCGAGGTGGTCGACCAGCAGCTGCTGGGCGCCGGGTCCGAGGCCATCCTGGTGTGCGTCGGCTACGACCGCGAAGTGCGCGAACTGCTGCAGGCGCCCGGCGCGCTGCTGGCGGCGGCGCGGCCGGGCACGATCGTCGCGGTGCTGAGCACGATCCATCCGAAGACCATGCAGGAGCTGGCGGCGCACGCCGCCGCGCAGGGCGTGCACGTGGTCGATTCGACCGTCTGCCGCGGCGGACGGGCGGCCGACGAGGGCACGTTGCTGTCCTTCGTCGGCGGCGACGCCGAGGTGGTCGAGCGCCTGACCCCGGTGCTGCGCGCCTACTCGTCCGACGTGGTGCACAGCGGCGGCGTGGGCACGGCCCAGGTCTCGAAGGCGGTCAACAACCTGATCCTGTGGGCCTGCCTGGTCGCCAGCCACGAAGGCCTGGCGCTGGCGCAGCGCTACCAGGTCGACGTGGAAGCGCTGCGCGCGGCCCTGATGACCAGCAGCGCGACCAACGGCGCGCTCGGCAACTGGGGCGGCCAGTCGATGGCCTGGGCCGAGGACGACATGGAGATCGTGGCCGCGATGGCCGCCGACTGCGGCATCGCGCTGCCGCAATCGGGGCTGGTGCGCGAAGTCTGCCGCGGCCTCAAGCCGCGCCGCTACCAGCTCGAGAAATACGGCACCTGA
- a CDS encoding ABC transporter substrate-binding protein has product MKKIPRRSALRNALRLALGALAAGTLFGATAPAALAQNKVADIANYSGADREKRLVDGARKEGPLMIYTSAPIDDMTTLTRAFEKKYGLKVKLWRAGSEKVLQRTVTETRAGRHDVDIIETNGPELEALQREKMLQPVKSPYLKDLIPEAMFPHGGWVSTRLNIFVMAYNTNRLKKEDLPKSYADFLDPKWKGKLGIEAEDADWFAGVVGEMGEEKGLKLFRDIVARNGISVRKGHTLLTNLVASGEIPLAMTVYNYKAEQLKQKKAPLEWFYIAPAIARPNGVGMARQSPNPHAAALFFDFMLGDGQKLLLERDFVPTSTKVETPLNKLPIKFVDPKVILDENQKWTNLYDEIFTKQSK; this is encoded by the coding sequence ATGAAGAAAATCCCACGCCGCTCTGCACTCAGGAACGCGCTCAGGCTCGCGCTGGGCGCCCTGGCCGCCGGCACGCTGTTCGGCGCCACGGCGCCGGCCGCGCTGGCCCAGAACAAGGTGGCCGACATCGCCAACTACAGCGGCGCCGATCGCGAGAAACGCCTGGTCGACGGCGCCCGCAAGGAAGGCCCGCTGATGATCTACACCTCGGCGCCGATCGACGACATGACGACCCTGACCCGGGCCTTCGAGAAGAAGTACGGCCTCAAGGTCAAGCTGTGGCGCGCCGGTTCCGAGAAGGTCTTGCAGCGCACGGTGACCGAAACCCGCGCCGGCCGCCACGACGTGGACATCATCGAAACCAATGGCCCCGAACTGGAGGCGCTGCAGCGCGAGAAGATGCTGCAGCCGGTGAAATCGCCCTACCTGAAGGACCTGATTCCGGAGGCAATGTTCCCGCATGGCGGCTGGGTCAGCACTCGCCTGAACATCTTCGTGATGGCCTACAACACCAACCGGCTCAAGAAGGAAGACCTGCCGAAATCCTACGCCGACTTCCTCGATCCCAAGTGGAAAGGCAAGCTCGGCATCGAGGCCGAGGACGCCGACTGGTTCGCCGGCGTGGTGGGCGAGATGGGCGAGGAAAAAGGCCTGAAGCTGTTCCGCGACATCGTCGCCAGGAACGGCATCTCGGTGCGCAAGGGGCATACCCTGCTGACCAACCTGGTGGCGTCCGGCGAGATCCCGCTGGCCATGACCGTCTACAACTACAAGGCCGAGCAGCTCAAGCAGAAGAAGGCGCCGCTGGAATGGTTCTACATCGCGCCGGCGATCGCGCGTCCGAACGGGGTGGGCATGGCCAGGCAGAGCCCGAACCCGCACGCCGCCGCGCTGTTCTTCGATTTCATGCTGGGTGACGGGCAGAAGCTCCTGCTCGAGCGTGACTTCGTGCCGACCAGCACCAAGGTCGAGACGCCGCTGAACAAGCTGCCGATCAAGTTCGTCGATCCGAAGGTCATCCTGGACGAAAACCAGAAATGGACCAACCTGTACGACGAGATCTTCACCAAGCAGAGCAAATAA
- a CDS encoding cupin domain-containing protein → MGKESHYSSKKDRVFLRAIAGPYNLNAELDRLRAMPRVIKGTELTFNDGPQSFSKHFVEPVDGLTQTLHIHLEEYGPGGRTQKHGHVNEAAFYILDGTGYEIHDGIRYDWDAGDVAIVHNNCVHQHFNKDPLKPARALVLKPKPMMMFMNLLFQKQVIPKPTEPTPEGAGFEPRHYEDDYNYADYGDGK, encoded by the coding sequence ATGGGTAAAGAGTCGCATTACAGCAGCAAGAAGGACCGCGTGTTCCTGCGCGCGATCGCCGGTCCCTACAACCTGAACGCGGAGCTGGACCGGCTGCGCGCAATGCCGCGCGTGATCAAGGGAACGGAGTTGACCTTCAACGACGGCCCGCAATCGTTCAGCAAGCACTTCGTCGAGCCGGTCGACGGCCTGACACAGACCCTGCACATCCACCTGGAAGAATACGGCCCGGGCGGCCGTACCCAGAAGCATGGCCACGTCAACGAGGCGGCCTTCTACATCCTGGACGGCACCGGCTACGAGATCCATGACGGCATCCGCTACGACTGGGATGCCGGCGACGTGGCGATCGTGCACAACAACTGCGTGCACCAGCACTTCAACAAGGATCCGCTCAAGCCGGCGCGGGCCCTGGTGCTCAAGCCGAAGCCGATGATGATGTTCATGAACCTGCTGTTCCAGAAGCAGGTGATCCCGAAGCCGACGGAACCGACGCCCGAAGGCGCAGGCTTCGAGCCGCGCCACTACGAAGACGACTACAACTACGCGGACTACGGCGACGGCAAATGA
- a CDS encoding ABC transporter ATP-binding protein, with protein sequence MLSVKNLCTEYPNEKGQVVKAAQDVSFDVPTGKLFTLLGPSGCGKTTTLRSIAGLERPKSGEITVDGIAVYSSGKSVFIQPNRRNFGMVFQSYAIWPHMNVFQNVAFPLDVSSRKYSKQEIETKVMRVLTAVGLDQYADREATKMSGGQQQRLALARALVMEPKLLLLDEPLSNLDAKLRERMRFELKRMQRELGLTTIYVTHDQSEALALSHEIAVMSAGRIVQCGSPRAIYERPRNKFVADFVGITNFLDATIQAPEGTVRERFRVQSSIGNLCVTSSEDFRAGDTALISVRPEDVDLSATRPDGENVTEGVVDTKVFLGEYMDYQVRVADRIVLARVHPSFNVSTGSTVYLSMNPEKCICIPDDEQYRQAA encoded by the coding sequence CGAGTATCCAAACGAGAAGGGCCAGGTGGTCAAGGCGGCCCAGGACGTCAGCTTCGACGTCCCCACCGGCAAGCTGTTCACCTTGCTCGGACCCAGCGGCTGCGGCAAGACCACGACCCTGCGCTCGATCGCCGGCCTGGAGCGGCCCAAGTCGGGCGAGATCACGGTGGATGGAATCGCGGTCTACTCGTCGGGCAAGTCGGTCTTCATCCAGCCGAACCGCCGCAATTTCGGCATGGTGTTCCAGTCGTACGCGATCTGGCCGCACATGAACGTGTTCCAGAACGTGGCCTTCCCGCTCGATGTCTCGAGCCGCAAATACAGCAAGCAGGAAATCGAGACCAAGGTGATGCGCGTGCTGACCGCGGTGGGCCTCGACCAGTATGCCGACCGCGAAGCGACCAAGATGTCCGGCGGCCAGCAGCAGCGCCTGGCGCTGGCGCGGGCGCTGGTCATGGAACCGAAGCTGCTGCTGCTGGACGAGCCGCTGTCGAACCTCGACGCCAAGCTCCGCGAGCGCATGCGGTTCGAACTCAAGCGCATGCAGCGCGAGCTGGGCCTGACCACCATCTACGTGACCCACGACCAGAGCGAGGCGCTGGCCCTGTCGCACGAGATCGCCGTCATGAGCGCCGGCCGGATCGTCCAGTGCGGCTCGCCGCGCGCGATCTACGAGCGGCCGCGCAACAAGTTCGTCGCCGACTTCGTCGGCATCACCAACTTTCTCGACGCCACCATCCAGGCGCCCGAGGGCACGGTGCGCGAGCGCTTCCGCGTCCAGTCGTCGATCGGCAACCTGTGCGTGACCTCGTCCGAGGACTTCCGCGCCGGCGATACGGCCCTGATCTCGGTGCGTCCGGAAGACGTCGACCTGAGCGCCACGCGCCCGGATGGCGAGAACGTCACCGAAGGCGTGGTCGACACCAAGGTCTTCCTTGGCGAATACATGGATTACCAGGTCCGGGTGGCCGACCGCATCGTGCTGGCGCGCGTCCACCCGTCGTTCAATGTGTCGACGGGATCGACGGTGTACCTCTCGATGAATCCGGAAAAATGCATCTGCATTCCGGACGACGAGCAGTACCGACAAGCCGCCTGA
- a CDS encoding ethanolamine ammonia lyase-activating protein, with the protein MSKNAMVSDELAKKFATEKESPYTRWVAAEGLDIISAHYVPSLNTVDLKPWDRRGGKGVFINHEASRTSNDCYVCEIPPGKQLEPQRQLFEEMIYVLTGHGSTTVWNDAGQRVTFEWQAGSLFAIPLNATCQHFNGSGRDAARFVAVTNGPSVINLYEDIDFVFNTKYDFKNRFSGEPDYFDNKGEQKGLLLETNFVADAVNLPLISAKERGAGGGHIRFNMAKGSMNSHISQFPVGTYKKAHCHGPGAHVIILSGEGYSLMWPEGEEPRRYEWETGSMIVPPNLWFHQHFNTGNAPARYLAFKHEVVSIRNAQGVPKAWISQRVGGDQIDYADESPIVRNLFAEALAKNGLEPRMSDAYQAELADLPPKAA; encoded by the coding sequence ATGTCCAAGAACGCAATGGTTTCAGATGAACTCGCAAAGAAATTCGCCACCGAAAAAGAATCGCCCTACACCCGTTGGGTCGCCGCCGAAGGGCTGGACATCATCAGCGCGCATTACGTGCCGAGCCTGAACACCGTCGACCTCAAGCCATGGGACCGCCGTGGCGGCAAGGGCGTATTCATCAACCACGAGGCCTCGCGCACCTCGAACGACTGCTATGTGTGCGAGATCCCGCCCGGCAAGCAGCTCGAGCCGCAACGCCAGCTGTTCGAGGAAATGATCTATGTGCTGACCGGGCACGGCTCGACCACGGTGTGGAACGACGCCGGCCAGCGCGTCACCTTCGAATGGCAGGCCGGCTCGCTGTTCGCGATCCCGCTCAACGCGACCTGCCAGCACTTCAACGGCTCGGGCCGCGACGCGGCGCGCTTCGTCGCCGTGACCAACGGACCGTCGGTCATCAACCTGTACGAGGACATCGATTTCGTCTTCAACACCAAATACGACTTCAAGAACCGCTTCTCGGGCGAGCCGGATTATTTCGACAACAAGGGCGAACAGAAAGGCCTGCTGCTGGAGACGAACTTCGTCGCCGACGCGGTGAACCTGCCCCTGATCAGCGCCAAGGAGCGCGGCGCCGGCGGTGGCCACATCCGCTTCAATATGGCCAAGGGCTCGATGAACAGCCATATCTCGCAATTCCCGGTGGGGACCTACAAGAAGGCGCACTGCCACGGTCCGGGCGCGCACGTGATCATCCTGTCCGGCGAGGGCTACAGCCTGATGTGGCCGGAGGGCGAGGAGCCGCGCCGCTACGAGTGGGAAACCGGCTCGATGATCGTGCCGCCCAACCTGTGGTTCCACCAGCATTTCAATACCGGCAACGCGCCGGCGCGCTACCTCGCCTTCAAGCACGAGGTGGTCTCGATCCGCAATGCCCAGGGCGTGCCGAAGGCGTGGATCAGCCAGCGCGTCGGCGGCGACCAGATCGACTATGCCGACGAGTCGCCGATCGTACGCAACCTGTTCGCCGAAGCCCTGGCAAAGAACGGACTGGAGCCTCGCATGAGCGATGCCTACCAGGCCGAACTGGCGGACCTGCCGCCCAAGGCCGCCTGA
- a CDS encoding porin, protein MRALNRTSIAVAAIFACAMPVLAHAQSDITIYGKLYPQINNGKAYGATPVGASGNSLVGPVTAEVDNVDGTVMESSNSRLGFRGTEKLGGSLKAIWQIEMGVGVDNGIGGDGTRLFSRDTFVGLSGDAGTIKIGRMDTVYKSIGDALSFLGISSGNFVSTSNVLSKPGMGGSGSSFHLRRDNVVQYTSPEKSGFQGMVEYSLGELSSSGRNNSLFGIGVTYEGGPFYFALAHERHYDFFGGSRNVARSLSNYDRTAGQGLAGTRSTDTGTRLTAQYALTKNTKVEANIARLEFDEKGGAAGFFENYRTDTWGINAQHKIGAFTLQASYASGDDGDCKLVGGGGCNTVGLGGKQLNLGAAYSFSKRTMLYLIGSKLENDEFSNRSNLGDLNDGAAGRGQQIRQVALGLSHTF, encoded by the coding sequence ATGAGAGCACTGAACAGAACGTCGATCGCGGTGGCAGCCATCTTCGCATGCGCCATGCCGGTCCTTGCGCACGCCCAGTCGGACATCACCATCTATGGCAAGCTGTACCCGCAGATCAATAACGGGAAGGCCTACGGCGCTACCCCGGTCGGCGCCAGCGGCAATAGCCTGGTCGGCCCGGTCACGGCGGAAGTCGACAACGTCGACGGCACCGTCATGGAGTCGAGCAATTCGCGCCTGGGCTTTCGCGGCACGGAAAAGCTGGGCGGCAGCCTGAAGGCGATCTGGCAGATCGAGATGGGCGTCGGCGTCGACAACGGCATCGGCGGCGACGGCACCCGCCTGTTCAGCCGCGACACCTTCGTCGGGCTCTCGGGCGACGCCGGCACGATCAAGATCGGCCGCATGGACACCGTCTACAAGAGCATCGGCGACGCGCTCAGCTTCCTCGGCATCTCGAGCGGCAACTTCGTCTCCACCAGCAATGTGCTGTCCAAGCCCGGCATGGGCGGCAGCGGCTCCAGCTTCCACCTGCGGCGCGACAACGTGGTGCAGTACACCTCGCCGGAGAAGAGCGGCTTCCAGGGCATGGTCGAATACTCGCTGGGCGAACTGTCGAGCAGTGGCCGCAACAATTCGCTGTTCGGGATAGGCGTCACCTACGAGGGCGGCCCGTTCTATTTCGCGCTGGCGCATGAACGGCACTACGACTTCTTCGGCGGTTCGCGCAACGTGGCGCGTTCGCTGTCGAATTACGACCGCACGGCGGGCCAGGGCCTGGCGGGCACCAGGTCGACCGATACCGGCACCCGCCTGACCGCCCAGTACGCGCTGACCAAGAACACCAAGGTCGAAGCGAACATCGCACGTCTCGAGTTCGACGAAAAGGGCGGCGCCGCCGGCTTTTTCGAGAACTATCGCACCGATACCTGGGGCATCAATGCCCAGCACAAGATCGGCGCCTTCACCCTGCAGGCCTCGTACGCGAGCGGCGACGACGGCGACTGCAAGCTGGTCGGCGGGGGCGGCTGCAATACCGTGGGCCTGGGCGGCAAGCAGCTCAACCTCGGCGCCGCCTACTCGTTCTCGAAGCGGACCATGCTCTACCTGATCGGCAGCAAGCTCGAAAACGACGAGTTTTCCAACCGCTCCAACCTGGGTGACCTGAACGATGGCGCCGCCGGCCGCGGGCAGCAGATCCGCCAGGTCGCGCTGGGCCTGAGCCACACCTTCTGA
- a CDS encoding cupin domain-containing protein has protein sequence MSKENKLYHSNKERVFVRAIAGPYNLQDELLRLRAMPRVRKASAIPFVDGPQAFSRHYVEPKDGITQNFHLHLEEYGPGGKSQKHGHVNEAAFYILDGVGYEVHDGIRYDWQAGDVAIVHNNCVHQHFNASSDKPARALVLKTKPMYMFMNMLFQKQVEARETTAAPGGEGFQVREEEDDYNYGDYGDAR, from the coding sequence ATGAGCAAGGAGAACAAGCTTTACCACAGCAACAAGGAGCGCGTGTTCGTGCGCGCCATCGCCGGCCCGTACAACCTGCAGGACGAGCTGCTGCGGCTGCGCGCCATGCCGCGCGTGCGCAAGGCCAGCGCGATCCCGTTCGTCGACGGGCCGCAGGCCTTCAGCCGCCACTACGTGGAGCCGAAGGACGGCATCACGCAGAACTTCCACCTGCACCTGGAAGAGTACGGCCCGGGCGGCAAGTCGCAGAAGCACGGCCACGTCAACGAGGCGGCCTTCTACATCCTCGACGGCGTCGGCTACGAGGTGCACGACGGGATCCGCTACGACTGGCAGGCGGGCGACGTCGCCATTGTTCACAACAACTGCGTGCACCAGCACTTCAACGCCTCGTCGGACAAGCCGGCGCGCGCCCTCGTGCTCAAGACCAAGCCGATGTACATGTTCATGAACATGCTGTTCCAGAAGCAGGTCGAGGCGCGCGAGACCACCGCCGCGCCGGGCGGGGAGGGCTTCCAGGTGCGCGAGGAAGAAGACGACTACAACTACGGCGACTACGGCGACGCCCGCTGA